Sequence from the Xiphophorus maculatus strain JP 163 A chromosome 16, X_maculatus-5.0-male, whole genome shotgun sequence genome:
cataaaaataacaaacagattcaaaacaaatagaaagtgaCGGTCAAAAGACTGTGTTACTCTCCAGGTGCCAGACTTCTACAAAGAGCTAGTACTTTCGTCTTGGATACACTAATTAGTCACTAACCAATCAAAAGGCACCATGTCATAAACTCAAACACAATACAATTAAGACGCTtatctttttcaaataacagaggaaatacacataaacacaaataacattttgtattaagctccaaaaatgtatatatggcTCCTACAATTACATTATTTGTACATATTAAATCGGTATATTAAATTGGTGTTCTTacttaccgtattttccggactatagaggaCACCATACTATAAGCTGCACCTacaaattctttgaaaaaaactgGAAccgtacatatataagccgcaccgggctacaagccgctggtatctctgccgctctcggttttccatAAGGACGCAGAAGAGGGCTGCAATAAATCTCCTGGAtttattaaggacgcagccctccgtctccaacgccgaaccatgGTTTCGTTCACGCCGAGTTTACGTACAgcggctctatttccctcctgtactgccagatcgatagccctcaacttaaaagctgcatcatatgagtttgaaaacatttctacgTCGTGCCTGCTGCTACCATGTGCTTGTTCGAAATGAAAATTAacgctttcttctttgatttctaattttgatttccaatgattcacttcctgctaaagagccccctggcggttgaagaaaaatccacagaaaagccgcaccgggctataagctgCATGGCTCAAAGCATGGGAAAAAAGTAGCTACTTATAGTtcgaaaaatacggtaattgGTTAACATATCAGTGGAAGTATCAGTggaaagtagaaggaaaaaaatacgtGGCTttcaaaaatctgtaaaatggaTTTTCCGTTTTTATTCACCCTCCTTTGAAACTTTTAGGTAAAATGCAGTGCAACAAAATGCATTCACAGCATTAGGGAAGCTTATTAAGAACTGGAAGATTAGACAGACACCCCCGTTAAGGCTAGcactttatttgtatttctatgCAACACCTTGTGTGAATTCATTGTTTACCGTATACCGTGTAGGGGGCGCACTGTGAGGAGCGGCTTCGCATTGAGATTGTCAATCTGAGGGAGCAGCTGGACAGTCGGACTGAGGAGAACGGTCtgtggacagtttttttttcttaatctgtgATTATCCTGCTAACTTTCACAATGCTGAAATAATTTCTTCCACTCCCTTCGTGCCTCGTGGCCGCTGCTGTTTACAACGACTGTCATCAGATGTTTTAGAGGGTGAGTGaacatcatgctttattatcACCCTGGTCACAAATGAACATTCCCTGTAggataatgtttcattttaaacgcTTTTGGTTAACTATCTGTGCAGTAATAAGTCTCATAGCTGTAAAGTTACGGAGCTGCGCTTGTGATTGCCTCCGCAGTGCAGCTGTCCACTCTGAGGACGGAGACGGAGAAGATCCAGGCTCAGAAGGACCAGCAGCAGGCTGAGCTGCTTTCCTGCCGCAGTGAACTGGACGCCCTGCGGGTGGCGCTCACTCATTTGCAGAGCTCGAACAAAACCCTCACTCAtgataaagtaaataaaacttgatCACAAACTCTTATTTTGATGCAGTTTCAGCTATTTGAGATAGTACTGTGTGCTGGATGTTGTGGTGTactatatttgtaatttttttcaatgtatttatcTGCAATTGCTCCTAAGtgacaataaagtttatttaatctAATCTATTTAGTCAGAAGAGTGAAATCTACAGGGCTGTCTGTAGAGGAGCTGACGATGTTAGGCTGTAGGGACTTTAAATAGGCCATTCTGATGGATGCATGTGCTTTGATTTGTGGGGTCTCAAACTTTGTCCCTGAGGGCAGaggtcctgcaacttttaggtgACTCACTTAATCTAAGTGTCTGAATTACCTTCTCAGCAGGAAATCAAGTTCTAGAGAGCCCAGCTAATGACCTAGTTATTGGAATCGGGATCCCAGCTCTGGAGTTTGAGACACCTGATCTAAAATCTTCCATTAGTACAGCTCAGGCTGTATGTTTAAGGTCGTTGTCCGCCTGGAAAGTTGAGTTTTTTGTAAAGTTctgtttctctatttttttttggctctcAGGCCGTTCTTCACCAACAGTGTCTGGAGCTCCGAAGCCAAGTGATCAGTCTTCGCTCTCAGGTGGACACCAGCCAGACCGTGCAGAGAGACTTCGTCGAGCTCTCCCAGTCGCTTCAGGTGCGTTACGAAACGACGCCCAGCGATGAGGCGTAAGCTATCGGAACCGCCCTGGCACGTCCCTGGCTGATACCTCATCCTccatctctgtctctctccGCTCTCCAGGTGAAGCTGGAGTTGATCCGGCAGGCGGAGAGTCTGGAACAGGTCAAGGAGATTCTGGGGGAGAGCGTCCGTGAAGCGGAGTCTCAGCCGGCTGACGCCTCGTGAGCGTTAGCGGAGAATAAGATTAGGAAACCAAAGTAAACATATCTCCCGGACCGAGAGTCCACATGCCGAACTGACAGGCCAGATAATGCAACACTGATTTCCTTTTTCGCATTAAGACACTGGAACCTCTCACAGACGGTATTGTCTGCTTCCACTAAGCTTAAAGAAACGGTTGATCGAGaaccatttttatatttacttctGGTAACACATTCCTTCATTCCTGTACAGCACTAATGCTAACCTGAACGTAATTTGTTCATGAAACTGACACTCATCTGCGCAACACTTGACTCTGCAGTGATTCTGCATATTTAAGCAATATTTCCCAGTGAAGAAGGTCCTCTATGCAGCTCAGTGCAATAAGGATGGATAAAGCAATGCAAAATAGAggatttttaatgtattttgtttttatatgtaattAATCATCtatttgttgtcatttattGGGCGAGTAGACGTAGAACCCATACCTTTTAAATTTCAATATACAACTGAGATTAGAAAATGAAAGCGTTGTATTAGTAGAGGCATATAAATGTGtagcatgttttttgtttgttttattacacactgaagatgaaaaacaagttgTCACATTATGTCTCTCAAGCATTAAGGTCACAATCAAACAGGTATGATAAAGTTCTGCGGCTCAGAGCTTTTTGCAGTTTGACTGTACATGCAGACAGATTAAGAGTTACAAATCCCATTATCCTCAGTACACATCTTTAttctttaagaataaaataaacagaatagcTTTAAAATACCGTAACtatatattatttttggaacatacacagaaagaaaaaaacacaatactttTGCAGCTTTTTGATGTATTGTCAGATGCCTTTTGTGTCTCCTGTTGATTTCACACCACTTGATGTTTAGATCAAGTGACTCGGCgagttttcattcatttgcaGCATTGTGCTGTTTTTATCTCTCCGTCCTCTGTGTTGCCGCACTCCCTCTGCTTCAGATTCTCACTCTTCCACGctttcttttaaacttttccTGTACGaccaaagcaaagaaaatctatttattaaaaGTGCAAAGGCTTTCCTTATGGGGTTTGACTGAATACTGCTCTAACTTTAGAAAAATGGGACACAATATGAGACTAGTATTTAGCGTTGCTCCATAAACGAGATGCACTGCACCAAATAGACAACGTGTTGCTGATGTGAGGAGGTGTGTGTCTTTGTACGGACACACACAGTTTGTTGCTAAGTGTTTCCTTAGAGCCAAGAAATGGTCCAACAAACACCCAGGGGTTCCTGTGCAGTTTGGGGACGTTTGgaagtcaattttattttccaggtctggataaatgtggagaagaaaataaagaatgggtatatatttgtatttacatGATCTAAAAGCTAGATAAACATTTGTCCATAATCCATGCATCTCTTTATATTCAGCATGGAGGCCTATCTTCTTCCGAGAGAATACTATCAAAAATTTAACCTGCGGTCATTTGGTTACTGAGTTTGCTTCTGTCTCTATTGTGGTTTTGTTTGGTAGATGTGTTTGtgctaaataaaaatttaaagtttggttAAAATACTACctaaaaaattcaaatgtctGCTTTCCGAacagaacaaatacataaaattaggCAACTATAAAGCCTCtcataaaaacaatgaatgtgGAAGGATTTATTAGCACTCAAAACGTTTATATTTGCAAAGTCAACCTGAAATATGAGGCCACAGATGATAATAAACTAAGAGCCGAACATGTGATCACTTCTGTCCAACTGTCCATTTCTCTATCCatttgttcatccatccattcaccCATCCCTTCCTCCCTGGAgattttccacatatttaaaGCACAATCCCTGAAAATCTCTTACTGTTGATCAAATCTTGATAATCATCTTCCTGCCTCCCTGAATCTCATTCAAGTAGCTCTTTTATACGTTACCAAAATGCCTCTTAAAGAAAGAAGTTCGTGTTCCCAGATTTTGGCACATTATCACGCTCTTCAAGTGAGTCTGccttttgaaaaagaaacctCTTGCCTTAATATCAGGAGCCTAAACTCTGATTTACAAAAGTGCAAAGTCCATATAAAAGTAAAGATTCAGCGTTAGTGCttgcaaaaattaaaacacagcaaacaaagcTTTGGGAAATGAAAGAACCAGCATACTCCAGAAATGTTCTGACAAAACTCACCTTGAAGCAGCAACAACCAGCAGGATTAGTGTTAGTTACTGTAAAATAGCTCAAAAATGCATGACCTGCTTCATGTGCATGTCAGtggtatttttattaagaaGAAAGTGTTTGGCGTTTGTTACTAGTGTTGTTCTCTACACACCAGATATCTAGAAAGATTAGTAgacttttaaaacctttacaaGAGATCCAATCGACACTCAGGATACAGACAGATCGTTGCACGGTGCAAAGAAAACGCTCAGCTTTGAGTCAGGAGGAGAATACCTTTTTTTGTTACAGGGGGATGGAGGAGGGGAGACGGGGTTTAGACTGCATtgtcagaaaaagaaatgaggaaGTGGAGCGTCCAGGAAGGGAAGAGGAAAATTAGATTCATCAGAGAGAACAGATTAGAGGAAAGAAGGTGGCTGGACAttaaaactggaataaataaaGGGGAGATGTTAACAGGTAACGCTGCACCCTGATAAgacattgaataaaataaaactataacaaCAGTGGCTGAACAAGCTCACCTTCCAGATACGTTCGAGCCACAAACTTCAAGAGCTCGTCAAGAAGGATGACCGGGAAGGAAAGCTTCAGCACCATCAGCCACTGCTCCACATTCAGATGAGTGAGCTTGAAGATCATCTGTGGATCAGCAGCATGAACAAAAACTTCAGCGGTCGACCCACAAATTCTACACCGAAACGATGACGGATGGTGACGTTTCTCTATTTCTCAGTTTGCTGCGGCAGAGCACAAAAAAGAATAGCCTTCCTACTATTAGGAAGGCTATTACTGAGGGCTCATATAGCTGAGGACTCGACTTACAGGCAGGGGGTCGACATAGATGATCATGAAGTGGAGGGACATGGAGAGGCTCATGGCGCCCATCAGCCAGAGGTTGCTCCAGGGAGGCATCCGCACCAGAGACTGGTTCTCTGACAAGCTGGATGGTTTTAGGAAGAGGCAAATGAACAAACCTCAATGcattagaccaacacaaatgaacaatgttgtcaaaaaataaatgtacatgaTTTTAAGAATTCTTCAAAAATGCCGAAATTACTATCAAAATTGAATTGTGAGCTCTTCCTTTAAAACTCCAGAGAGAAATCAAAAAAACTTTAAGGTTAAATCTTTAATCAGCTTAGACATTCAATCCCAAGTgataaaatccttttttgtcTACATCGAAAACGAATTTGAAGTAGACAGAAAACGACAGCTTTATCTGAATACTCTAAATTATTGATAAAGTCACAATTCAATTGTGCGACCACTGCTGCAAATTGAGTTtattgtcaaaaagaaaaagaatgactAAAccatttacacaaaaacagctgaaatggaaaaaagctAAAATCCGATGACAACAGCAaactcaaaataatttccctcCCTTTCTGTAATTCTTTGTGAGAGTATATATTTACAAGTTGACAGTAGCCCAGCTGTTGCAACTATTTAGGTGCTTGATTTGCATCAGGTGTGCTTGAGATGAAACACTTATAAAACAGACTGCTGATGGAAATCTTCCATTGACTGGTGAAGTCATGTCTGGTAGGCGGTGAAAACTCTTGACTGACTGCAGAAGACCAGCAGCAAGAGTTGATGGCAGCAGAAACTTAGATTTTAAAGTCCACAGTACGGCACTAGACTAAATACTGAAGAGATTAAGGGCTAAGGCTAATTAGAAATAGTGCCTGGCTTTAAATCACATTTGCAGTTGATCAGATGATGTTTTGTCATGAAGGGCTTGAATaactctgaaaacagcagtaatcactGAAAGAgacattttgtgttaatttctaaagaacatGTTCCTGTTTGATTTGTTGATAGCAAGCTGTTGCTAGTTTGTGCAACctgatttgcatgtttttttttgctgagctTGTAGAAGTCATTGTGCGCCAAAGGGACCCACCTGTTCAGAGCGTTGCACATCTCGATGGTGACCAGCACAGACAAAGCCATCGTCATTGGCGGCGCAGCCTCGAACACTTCACAGTGGATGCCTTCGAAGTCCTCGTTTTCCTCACTGCACTGCATGAAGTGCGACTGTAGGGAAGATTAAGATAAGTATTAGTCTTTCAAAGTTCGAATGTTCTCACAATGAAGTTCTCTGCTTGCACTTTAAGAACTCGTTTAGTATAATGATTTTTTATTACCAGTTGGTAGAAGGTGACCATTGGACCTTCATCACAGTATAGGAACCACCAAGCTGCTGCGGCCACTGTTGCTGCACCAACATAACCTGGGAGAACAGGCATCAAAACTGAGATTAGTAAATAAAGccattataatataatataaaccatttttaaatgaaagagagTCTGGATAGGATCTATTTACTAGTTTAACTGAGCATATTAATTGATTTTAGTGGGTGTAAGCCAATCTTTGTTCAATAATCTACCTCCAATGGCCAGATATCTGAAGAAGAGCCAGCCTGAGATAAGAGGCTCTTTGGGAGAGCGGGGAGCTTTGCCCATGATGTCCAAGTCAGGGGGATTGAAGCCCAGAGCAGTGGCTGGTAGACCATCAGTCACTAGGTTGACCCAAAGAAGCTGGACAGGGATCAACGCCTCTGGCAGACCCAAGGCAGCAGTCAGGAAGATACTGAGAAAAGGAGAATTAAACGGCTGTCTTAGTTATTTTCtcaatattataaaacagactttCACAAGTCATCTGTTTTACGTAAGTTGAGAACATTGCATTTTTGCATATTGAGCTCCAAATGAGTGTCACATTCGATTCCTCATCAGTTAAtgttattcaaaataaaatttaaaaaaactacatgCTCACCAGACGACCTCGCCAACATTGGAGGAGATGAGGTAGCGGATAAACTGCTTCATGTTGTTGTAAATGGCTCTGCCCTCCTCAACAGCAGACACAATAGAAGAGAAGTTGTCGTCAGCCAGGACCATCTCAGAGGCAGACTTGGCAACGGCAGTGCCAGAGCCCATGGCGATGCCAATCTCCGCCTTCTTCAAGGCGGGAGCATCGTTCACTCCGTCACCGGTCTTGGTGAAGAGAAGGAAGGGGGAAGAGTTAGTTTCGCcagatttatttaatgaaatcaCATCTGCTTCATCAGAAGGGAAGCATATTTCTCCTCACCATGGCTGTAATCTCATCAAAGCCCTGCAGGAACTCAACAATCTTGGACTTGTGGGATGGTTCCACTCTGGCAAAGCAACAAGCCTTTCGGACTGCTTTCTTCTGATCGTACGGACTGAGGTCATCAAACTCACGGCCTGTGAAGGCCTTACCAGTGACATCCTCTTCCTCAGAGAAGATGCCAATGCGTCTGCAGATTGCCACGGCCGTACCCTTATTGTCACCTGAAAGAGAAGAGCAGTAATGAGAGTGTCATCATCTCTTACCAATCTTTGCTCAAGTCTTTTCTCAAATAGATCGGTCTGTTGCTCAGACTGACCAGTGATCATGATGACACGGATGCCAGCAGCCCTGCACAGCTCAATGGAGCTCATGACCTCTTTGCGAGGAGGGTCAAGCATGCCAACACAGCCAACAAAGGTCAAGTCAGTCTAGAGAAAGGAAGGGGGGAAAAACATGATCCACTGCATTCTGCCATGACGGATATATTTTTGTAGTTCCTTTTTGTTAAGACGATCCACCTCGTAGTCTGCAAACTGCGTGGAGTCCTCCAAGTTCATCTCTTCCTTTCTCAGAGGTGTGTCGCGGGTAGCGAGTGCCAAACAGCGAAGCGTATCGCGTCCAGTTCCCCACTCCTTGATGACTGACATGATATGGTCTTTGACTGGACCAGTCAGTGGTATGCGGTTGGTGCCCACGCGAACATAAGCACAACGATCGATCACACCTTCTGGCGCACCCTGATGATGACAAAGAGACACAGTCTTTAGGTTTAAGTTACGCCAATAAGCTTAAAAATCTTGTGCAAGCAATCTCCATATATTTCCATGTCTTTAAAATGCATGGTTCTCAATCCAAGTGTCTTTCAATACAGGTGTAGCATAAAACAAATCTTCTCCCGCCAAACTTAAACTgagatattttgattttgatggaTCCAAATTCTTGTTTTAGGTGTCACAGTTTCAAAGCGGTCCTATCACTCACTTTGACAAACATCTTGTTCCCCACAGGAGCTTTGGCGGATTTTGCGGGTGAGCAGTACACTGACATGGACTTTCTGTCTCTGGAGAACTCCAGGGTGAATTCCTTCCTCATCAGCTGCTTGATGACCTGATTAGAAGTGGACAgacaaatggaaatacaaatgaAGGTTACCTCTAAAAGATTAAAGATCAGGACAGTTTTAATTAGCTAAGCTGCTATCTGTCCATGAAAAAGATCCCTCTGTAGCTCAGCAGCTGCTTTTGTGTGTTGGCATCTTGGTGCTGAGAAGGATTTAATTGtaaattaattaacttttagCAGGATTTTTGCTGACTGATCCCTGCTGTATTGAGAGTTTGAAACTGATGACCAAAGCAGGTTCTCACTGCAAACAAcgcaaaacattatttaaaatatcaacaaaaaagaaaaaatccaggGCTTTAATATGCATAAAATGCAGCTATGAAGAACCTCTTTGTTAGGCATtctctaaatgtaattttacttaatggaaaatattgataatgTTACAACTTAGTGCAGGCTGAATGAAATCTGTTACGGACTCACCGAACAGCAAGCGTTTGCCCTCTCGACCTTTGACAGACCACGCACTTCGGTGTTGAACACGTTCATCTTCTCCACCAAACAGCACAAGGCGGTTTCTGTGGCCTCGCCTACTTTCTCATAAATGCCCTTGGACTGCACCGTGGAGCGAGGGAAGGAACCAGAATCAAagcattttcactttttcttgcAGCATGTAAACATCGATGTAATGAATTCGTAGTTGTGAATGCTCCGCTGACCTCGTTGTAGTCCAGAGATGAGTCATTGCACAGGGCACAGATGGTTGCCAGCTCGACCAATCCGTCATACTGTCCGCATTTCACAAGTGCATTGTTCTTTGTCCTAGAGGGAAAAGTGGAACAAATTATTTTCCAACGCAGCCGTGGTTCTAGATTGTGAATCTCATTTAGTCTTTCACTTACACTTCTCCTTCGGGGGTGTACTTTGAGCCTGAAATGTCAAACTGTCCAAGGGTAACGCTATCACCTTCAACTTTATCAATGATGAACATCTGCAATAAGGAAGGTTTAAAATACGGtctgcacatttaaaaattacGAAAATAAAACTCCCTGTTGGTGGACACGAACCGACCTTGGTGACACACATCTGGTTGGTTGTGAGCGTGCCTGTCTTGTCGGAGCAGATAACCGAGGTGCAGCCCAGGGTCTCCACAGAGGGAAGGCTTCTGACGATGGCGTTCTTCTTGGCCATACGACGCGTTCCCAACGCCAGACAAGTGGTGATGACAGCCGGCAGTCCTGTGATGGGAATAAGGGCACAGAATATATCAGGAACTAAAAGCTGGCCTATTGGCAGAGGGGACATTAAGACAAAGAACTGACGTTAAGAAGTCTCTGTTCAGTTTAAAACCACATGAATGACTGTGGTGGCATTTTAACATCTGAAAGAATTGTGAAGGTGTAGGAAAGTAGAACATGGTTTTTGAATATACATTTCATTCACCTCCTCTATGTCAATACATTGTAGGACCACCTTCGTAGCTAAACCTTTAGGTTTGTGAATGATTTTGTAGTCTTGTCTCTAATTCttcttgactttgactaggccatccaATGTATTAACAACAATATCGAGCACTGGATGTATGTTTGTGGTCGTTTTATATTGAAAAGTGATCTATCTGCTGCCCGAGTTTCACGTTTTCCCAGTCTTTAACAAGTTTTCTCCCAGGAAGGACTTGGATTTAACTCCATTCACCTTCCCATCAAATGACATATCCATGCTGAACACAAACATCACCACAGCATACTGGAGCTACCACCATGTTTTCCTACTGGGATGGTGTATTCTGGGTAATTTGCAGTTTTAGAAGACCTCTCCTTACTAAGtgggtgacttctgaaggcactgatttttaattttctttgtaggATGGTTTTTGAACATACGTTTCAAGGGGGTGAACAAATTGCACATTAAAACTATGAACTACTTTGaggtggcattaaaaaaaagcagatcaGGTAAATCCTGTAGCTCACCAAAAAACTCAGCTTTCTTTCATAGAAGTCAAAATGGTGGCACCATTTAACCAGCAGTTTGACACTCTGTTAAATAATCGTCTGGCTTAGTGAAACTGAAGCTAATCTCTGTGGTTTACCTTCAGGAATGGCAGCTACAGCCAAAGCCACAGCAATCTTGAAATAGTAGATGGCACCACGGATCCAAGATCCCCCATGGACTGGGTCATTGAAATGACCAATGTTGATTATCCACACGGCCACACAAATGAGGGAGATGACCTGAAGGAAGAGGCAAGCAAAGGATACGGCATGAGATTTAAGTCAAAGCTTTATATTTTGAAACaatattgaaaatttatattcaCCACTGAGTATCAGGTATGCCAGACCAGCAACAAGTGCAGGATACATCAGATCATGTTCGCCAGTCTTACCCACCTTGGAGAGCTGCTCTCCAAACTCATCCAGTTTCTGTTGCAGAGGCGTCTTCTCCTGCTCGGTGGCCGCCATCTGGTCACGAATCTTTCCGATCTCAGTGGAGACACCAGTGGCAACTGCAATGCCAGTGGCTTTCCCGGCAGCGATGTTGGTGCCCTGCAGGAGTTGCAGAAAAGTTTAGAAGCTGCATTATCTTAGCaattgtcagattatttcaagTCATATAGATTTTCATGAAGTttgtaggtgttttttttttacttgggaACATATCTTCAATAAATAGCAATTAGGGAATAGTAGTGAAAATTGACAATAAGTGAACATGGAGTGATCAAGAGTCAGTATTAGTCTATATACTATtggaaatgtattaattttgaCTACTATGGTTTCAAA
This genomic interval carries:
- the LOC102238060 gene encoding sarcoplasmic/endoplasmic reticulum calcium ATPase 1-like isoform X1, with the protein product MENAHIKESAEVLAYFGVTEETGLPPEQVKKNLEKYGFNELPAEEGKSIWELVVEQFEDLLVRILLLAACISFVLAWFEEGEETVTAFVEPFVILLILIANAIVGVWQERNAESAIEALKEYEPEMGKVYRADRKSVQRIKAREIVPGDVVEVSVGDKVPADIRIISIKSTTLRVDQSILTGESVSVIKHTEAVPDPRAVNQDKKNMLFSGTNIAAGKATGIAVATGVSTEIGKIRDQMAATEQEKTPLQQKLDEFGEQLSKVISLICVAVWIINIGHFNDPVHGGSWIRGAIYYFKIAVALAVAAIPEGLPAVITTCLALGTRRMAKKNAIVRSLPSVETLGCTSVICSDKTGTLTTNQMCVTKMFIIDKVEGDSVTLGQFDISGSKYTPEGEVTKNNALVKCGQYDGLVELATICALCNDSSLDYNESKGIYEKVGEATETALCCLVEKMNVFNTEVRGLSKVERANACCSVIKQLMRKEFTLEFSRDRKSMSVYCSPAKSAKAPVGNKMFVKGAPEGVIDRCAYVRVGTNRIPLTGPVKDHIMSVIKEWGTGRDTLRCLALATRDTPLRKEEMNLEDSTQFADYETDLTFVGCVGMLDPPRKEVMSSIELCRAAGIRVIMITGDNKGTAVAICRRIGIFSEEEDVTGKAFTGREFDDLSPYDQKKAVRKACCFARVEPSHKSKIVEFLQGFDEITAMTGDGVNDAPALKKAEIGIAMGSGTAVAKSASEMVLADDNFSSIVSAVEEGRAIYNNMKQFIRYLISSNVGEVVCIFLTAALGLPEALIPVQLLWVNLVTDGLPATALGFNPPDLDIMGKAPRSPKEPLISGWLFFRYLAIGGYVGAATVAAAAWWFLYCDEGPMVTFYQLSHFMQCSEENEDFEGIHCEVFEAAPPMTMALSVLVTIEMCNALNSLSENQSLVRMPPWSNLWLMGAMSLSMSLHFMIIYVDPLPMIFKLTHLNVEQWLMVLKLSFPVILLDELLKFVARTYLEGKV
- the LOC102238060 gene encoding sarcoplasmic/endoplasmic reticulum calcium ATPase 1-like isoform X2; the encoded protein is MENAHIKESAEVLAYFGVTEETGLPPEQVKKNLEKYGFNELPAEEGKSIWELVVEQFEDLLVRILLLAACISFVLAWFEEGEETVTAFVEPFVILLILIANAIVGVWQERNAESAIEALKEYEPEMGKVYRADRKSVQRIKAREIVPGDVVEVSVGDKVPADIRIISIKSTTLRVDQSILTGESVSVIKHTEAVPDPRAVNQDKKNMLFSGTNIAAGKATGIAVATGVSTEIGKIRDQMAATEQEKTPLQQKLDEFGEQLSKVISLICVAVWIINIGHFNDPVHGGSWIRGAIYYFKIAVALAVAAIPEGLPAVITTCLALGTRRMAKKNAIVRSLPSVETLGCTSVICSDKTGTLTTNQMCVTKMFIIDKVEGDSVTLGQFDISGSKYTPEGEVTKNNALVKCGQYDGLVELATICALCNDSSLDYNESKGIYEKVGEATETALCCLVEKMNVFNTEVRGLSKVERANACCSVIKQLMRKEFTLEFSRDRKSMSVYCSPAKSAKAPVGNKMFVKGAPEGVIDRCAYVRVGTNRIPLTGPVKDHIMSVIKEWGTGRDTLRCLALATRDTPLRKEEMNLEDSTQFADYETDLTFVGCVGMLDPPRKEVMSSIELCRAAGIRVIMITGDNKGTAVAICRRIGIFSEEEDVTGKAFTGREFDDLSPYDQKKAVRKACCFARVEPSHKSKIVEFLQGFDEITAMTGDGVNDAPALKKAEIGIAMGSGTAVAKSASEMVLADDNFSSIVSAVEEGRAIYNNMKQFIRYLISSNVGEVVCIFLTAALGLPEALIPVQLLWVNLVTDGLPATALGFNPPDLDIMGKAPRSPKEPLISGWLFFRYLAIGGYVGAATVAAAAWWFLYCDEGPMVTFYQLSHFMQCSEENEDFEGIHCEVFEAAPPMTMALSVLVTIEMCNALNSLSENQSLVRMPPWSNLWLMGAMSLSMSLHFMIIYVDPLPMIFKLTHLNVEQWLMVLKLSFPVILLDELLKFVARTYLEV